The proteins below are encoded in one region of Streptomyces roseirectus:
- a CDS encoding class F sortase, with the protein MSGYGLSEAADEEERPRKRAPWGVIALVLLTGLALIRNGSGEFDAGPPQPAAAAAADSRSGGLTGSVFDKAPDPLSYSVPQRVRVPAIRVDAPVMPVGLDAAGWVDAPPPENPNLAGWFTGGVSPGEKGTAVVVGHVDNKLGPAVFYGLGALKKGNKVEVARADGKTAVFEVYGIEVFEKKNFPGDRVYASKGAPELRVITCGGGFSKADGYDGNVVVFARLTEVR; encoded by the coding sequence ATGTCGGGTTACGGGCTGTCCGAGGCGGCGGACGAGGAGGAGCGGCCGAGGAAGCGCGCGCCGTGGGGCGTGATAGCGCTGGTCCTGCTGACGGGCCTCGCGCTCATCCGCAACGGCTCGGGCGAGTTCGACGCGGGCCCGCCGCAGCCGGCCGCCGCCGCTGCCGCCGACAGCAGGTCGGGCGGGCTGACCGGGAGCGTCTTCGACAAGGCCCCGGACCCGCTGTCGTACTCGGTGCCGCAGCGGGTGCGGGTGCCGGCGATCCGGGTCGACGCCCCGGTGATGCCGGTCGGCCTCGACGCGGCCGGGTGGGTGGACGCGCCGCCGCCCGAGAACCCGAACCTCGCGGGCTGGTTCACGGGCGGGGTCTCGCCCGGCGAGAAGGGCACGGCGGTGGTCGTCGGCCATGTCGACAACAAGCTCGGGCCCGCCGTCTTCTACGGCCTCGGCGCGCTGAAGAAGGGCAACAAGGTCGAGGTGGCCCGGGCGGACGGGAAGACGGCCGTGTTCGAGGTCTACGGCATCGAGGTCTTCGAGAAGAAGAACTTCCCCGGCGACCGCGTGTACGCCTCCAAGGGCGCCCCCGAACTGCGGGTCATCACCTGCGGCGGCGGCTTCTCCAAGGCCGACGGCTACGACGGGAACGTCGTGGTCTTCGCCCGCCTGACCGAGGTCCGCTGA